A genome region from Bacteroidota bacterium includes the following:
- a CDS encoding acyl-CoA dehydrogenase family protein, which yields MYINEEHDLIRQTVRDFAEREIQPRAQELDENAEFSVELTKMIGELGLFGMYLPEKYGGQELDILSYIIAVEELARVDSSQAATLAAHNSLGIGPIYYYGTEEQKEKYLPQLCTGEALWGFGLTEPDAGSDSRGTKTKAVKNGDEWTINGSKIFITNASSPITIGSAIQTVTNIDEKGNKEFTNFIVEQNTPGFKAVSMHGKMMWRASNTAELYFDDCKVPDENMLGKIGEGSKIMLDTLDGGRLSIAAMGLGLAQGAFELALQYANERKQFGRAIVKFQTTAFKLADMATKIELARTLLYKACWLKDNNKAYAKEAAMSKLYCSEIAKEVADEAVQIHGGYGLMKDYPIERFYRDQRLLQIGEGTSEIQRLVIARYINK from the coding sequence ATGTATATAAACGAAGAACATGATTTAATAAGACAAACTGTAAGAGATTTTGCAGAAAGAGAAATACAACCACGTGCTCAAGAACTTGATGAAAATGCAGAGTTTTCAGTTGAACTTACAAAAATGATTGGGGAATTGGGTCTTTTTGGAATGTACTTACCTGAAAAATATGGTGGACAAGAGCTTGACATACTTTCATATATCATTGCAGTAGAAGAACTTGCACGAGTTGACAGTTCACAAGCAGCCACACTTGCAGCACACAACTCACTTGGCATTGGTCCCATTTATTACTATGGTACAGAAGAACAAAAAGAAAAATATCTTCCACAATTATGCACTGGAGAGGCACTTTGGGGATTTGGCTTAACAGAACCTGATGCAGGTTCAGATTCAAGAGGAACTAAAACTAAAGCTGTAAAAAACGGTGATGAATGGACAATAAACGGTTCTAAAATATTTATTACTAATGCGTCATCTCCTATCACAATTGGTTCTGCTATTCAAACTGTTACAAATATTGATGAAAAAGGTAACAAAGAATTTACAAATTTTATTGTAGAGCAAAACACTCCCGGATTTAAAGCTGTTTCCATGCATGGAAAAATGATGTGGAGAGCCTCCAATACTGCCGAATTATATTTTGATGATTGTAAAGTTCCTGATGAAAACATGCTTGGGAAAATAGGCGAAGGTTCTAAAATAATGCTTGACACACTTGACGGTGGTCGCCTTTCAATTGCTGCAATGGGCTTAGGATTGGCTCAAGGTGCTTTTGAATTAGCTTTACAATATGCCAATGAAAGAAAACAATTTGGAAGAGCAATTGTTAAATTTCAAACTACCGCTTTTAAACTTGCCGACATGGCAACAAAAATTGAATTAGCAAGAACATTACTCTATAAAGCTTGTTGGCTTAAAGACAACAATAAAGCCTATGCAAAAGAAGCTGCAATGTCTAAATTATATTGCTCGGAAATAGCAAAAGAAGTTGCCGATGAAGCAGTTCAAATCCACGGTGGTTACGGATTAATGAAAGACTATCCTATTGAAAGATTCTATCGTGATCAAAGATTGCTACAAATTGGTGAAGGAACTTCTGAAATTCAAAGATTGGTTATTGCTCGATATATTAATAAATAA
- a CDS encoding enoyl-CoA hydratase-related protein: MNYKTIEFELKNNVGTIWLNRPKVHNAFNNEMLSEVIDCVENANNNKDVVCVVIRGRDKSFCAGADLNWMRDVAQNSYEENYKESLNLSKCFYTIYTCKKPTIALVHGVAIGGANGLLAACDMAYCTNDATFSLSEVKIGIIPACVSPYVVKRTGEFGSKELMLTGKRIKGKEAESYRLVNKSLEANEIESYVESVIKLLKTSGPVSMTQCKDLLFEVSNNLSLDEAYKYTAKMIADIRASEEGQEGMAAFLEKRKPNWVKE; encoded by the coding sequence ATGAATTACAAAACCATAGAATTTGAATTAAAAAATAATGTAGGAACAATATGGCTAAACCGCCCAAAAGTTCATAATGCTTTTAACAACGAAATGTTGTCAGAGGTAATTGATTGTGTAGAAAATGCAAATAATAACAAAGATGTTGTTTGTGTTGTGATAAGAGGTAGAGACAAATCATTTTGTGCAGGTGCCGACTTAAATTGGATGAGAGATGTAGCACAAAATTCTTATGAAGAAAATTATAAAGAAAGTCTGAATTTATCAAAATGTTTTTACACTATTTATACTTGCAAAAAACCAACTATTGCTTTAGTTCATGGTGTTGCAATAGGCGGTGCCAATGGACTTTTAGCGGCTTGCGATATGGCTTATTGTACTAATGATGCTACTTTTTCTTTAAGTGAAGTGAAGATTGGAATTATCCCTGCATGTGTTTCACCTTATGTTGTAAAACGAACAGGTGAATTTGGCTCTAAAGAATTAATGCTTACAGGCAAAAGGATAAAAGGCAAGGAAGCAGAATCTTACCGATTGGTAAATAAATCTCTTGAAGCTAATGAAATAGAGAGCTATGTTGAATCAGTAATAAAGTTATTAAAAACAAGTGGACCTGTATCAATGACTCAATGTAAAGACCTTCTTTTTGAAGTATCAAATAATTTAAGTCTTGATGAAGCCTATAAATATACTGCTAAAATGATTGCTGATATAAGAGCATCGGAAGAAGGACAAGAAGGAATGGCAGCATTTCTGGAAAAAAGAAAACCTAACTGGGTAAAAGAATAA
- a CDS encoding acetyl-CoA carboxylase biotin carboxylase subunit produces MKLFNKILIANRSEIAVRIIKSAKKLGIKTVSIYSEVDTDSLHINLADEAYCIGKIDLNETYLNIDKIIAVAKKSNCDAIHPGYGFLSENPLFVKACEKAGITFIGPSSDTLEIMGNKIKAREFIKSINVPINEGITGDTKELLKASKTIPFPLLIKAAAGGGGKGMRIVHNDNELVESIESTQREAKSYFGDETVFIEKYIEEPRHIEVQIIGDNFGNVIHLFERECSIQRRYQKIIEEAPSPTLTDKVRKEMCNSAVKIAEKIKYNNAGTIEFLVDKDLNYYFLEMNTRIQVEHPVTELTTGVDIVKEQILIAAGNKLSLEQKNINQNGHAIECRVYAEDPATNFLPSPGKMLLYKEPKGKNIRIDTGIDKNTEIKSFFDPMISKLIVWGEDRNQAIKLMSDALKDYIIHGIKTNIAYLIKVINHKIFIKNNISTKFCDEYTETIINDINKDKKNTPSYIPTIALLLYKLNTNSSNTATNLDYNVWKIIGYWRDIMSANIELEEKSFEIKINSISKKFYEFEISEEKFNCNLISIDDNGKCKFIINENYYVSYISEDEKGNSFVNINDIIFKVKRTDILSDDSTSPISAENLGEDGNKIKSPMPGKIIKINVKKNEKVKKGEVLLVIESMKMENNIESRIDGTVKEIKVSLNDMVTSEQELLKLE; encoded by the coding sequence ATGAAACTTTTCAATAAAATCCTAATTGCAAACAGAAGTGAAATAGCAGTTAGAATTATTAAATCTGCAAAAAAATTAGGTATTAAAACAGTTTCCATTTATTCCGAAGTTGATACGGATTCCTTACATATTAATCTTGCCGATGAAGCATACTGCATTGGTAAAATTGACCTAAACGAAACCTACCTGAACATTGATAAAATTATTGCTGTTGCAAAAAAATCAAACTGTGATGCAATACATCCCGGTTACGGTTTTCTTTCCGAAAATCCTCTTTTTGTTAAAGCATGCGAAAAAGCAGGAATAACTTTTATAGGACCATCTTCTGATACTCTTGAGATTATGGGTAATAAAATAAAAGCTCGGGAATTTATTAAATCTATTAATGTACCTATAAACGAAGGTATTACAGGAGATACTAAGGAATTACTTAAAGCAAGCAAAACAATTCCTTTTCCATTGCTGATTAAAGCTGCTGCAGGTGGCGGTGGCAAAGGAATGCGAATTGTTCACAATGATAATGAACTTGTAGAATCTATTGAATCAACACAAAGAGAAGCAAAATCTTATTTTGGAGATGAAACAGTTTTTATTGAAAAATATATTGAAGAACCACGACACATTGAAGTACAAATAATAGGTGATAATTTCGGAAATGTCATTCATCTTTTTGAAAGGGAATGCTCTATTCAAAGGCGTTACCAAAAAATTATCGAAGAAGCCCCCTCTCCCACTCTCACTGATAAAGTACGAAAAGAAATGTGCAATTCGGCAGTGAAAATTGCTGAAAAAATAAAATATAATAATGCAGGTACAATTGAATTTTTGGTTGATAAAGACCTTAATTATTATTTCCTTGAAATGAACACCAGAATACAAGTTGAGCATCCTGTTACTGAATTAACTACAGGAGTTGACATAGTGAAAGAGCAAATATTAATTGCTGCAGGAAATAAACTTAGCTTGGAGCAAAAAAATATAAATCAAAACGGACATGCAATTGAATGTAGAGTGTATGCCGAAGATCCTGCTACTAATTTTTTACCTTCTCCCGGAAAAATGTTGCTTTACAAAGAACCAAAAGGTAAAAATATTAGAATAGATACGGGAATTGATAAAAATACAGAAATAAAAAGCTTTTTCGACCCCATGATTTCAAAACTAATTGTTTGGGGTGAAGATAGAAATCAAGCTATTAAGTTAATGTCTGATGCACTTAAAGATTATATTATTCACGGTATAAAAACTAACATAGCTTATCTCATTAAGGTTATAAATCATAAAATTTTTATAAAAAATAATATTTCTACAAAATTCTGTGATGAATATACGGAGACAATTATTAATGATATTAATAAGGATAAAAAAAACACTCCTTCATACATTCCAACAATTGCACTATTACTCTATAAACTCAACACTAATTCCTCAAACACCGCTACAAATTTAGATTATAATGTTTGGAAAATAATTGGTTATTGGAGAGATATTATGTCAGCCAATATTGAATTAGAAGAAAAATCTTTTGAAATAAAAATTAATAGTATTTCTAAAAAGTTTTATGAGTTTGAAATTTCCGAAGAAAAATTTAATTGTAATCTAATTAGTATTGATGATAACGGAAAATGCAAATTTATTATTAACGAAAATTATTATGTCAGCTATATTTCAGAAGACGAAAAAGGAAATTCTTTTGTAAATATTAACGATATAATCTTTAAAGTCAAACGTACTGATATCCTTTCAGATGATTCAACCTCACCTATTAGTGCAGAAAATTTGGGTGAAGATGGCAATAAAATAAAATCACCCATGCCTGGAAAAATCATTAAAATAAATGTAAAGAAAAATGAGAAAGTAAAAAAAGGTGAAGTTTTATTGGTTATTGAATCAATGAAAATGGAGAATAATATTGAATCAAGAATAGATGGCACTGTTAAAGAAATTAAAGTTTCATTAAATGATATGGTTACAAGCGAACAAGAATTACTAAAATTGGAATAA